Proteins encoded within one genomic window of Haladaptatus sp. QDMS2:
- a CDS encoding MaoC family dehydratase has translation MTGRYYEEFEVGETIEHEKHRTVSESDNQTFCDMTMNQQPLHLDKEFAKETQFGRRLVNGLYTMSLAVGLTIPDTTDGTIVANLSYDNVSHPKPVFHGDTLRAQTTVTDKRETSDGERGVVTMHVEVLNQDDELVCEFDRTALSLKKPSE, from the coding sequence ATGACTGGCAGATATTACGAGGAGTTCGAGGTCGGGGAAACAATCGAACACGAGAAACATCGCACCGTCTCAGAGAGCGACAACCAGACGTTCTGCGACATGACGATGAACCAGCAACCGCTCCACCTGGATAAGGAGTTCGCCAAAGAGACGCAGTTCGGCCGTCGCCTCGTAAATGGGCTCTACACGATGAGCCTCGCCGTCGGCCTCACCATCCCCGACACCACCGACGGGACCATCGTGGCGAACCTCTCCTACGATAACGTCAGCCACCCGAAACCAGTGTTCCACGGCGACACGCTTCGGGCGCAGACCACGGTCACGGACAAACGCGAGACCTCGGACGGTGAACGCGGCGTCGTGACGATGCACGTCGAAGTGTTGAATCAGGACGACGAACTGGTCTGTGAGTTCGACCGGACCGCGCTGTCGCTCAAGAAACCATCCGAATAG
- a CDS encoding IS607 family transposase, with protein MPRSYSVGEFADELGVHRQTVKSWCRDEKIDFTRTPGGHRRIPHRELLRLSGDTQPTDKVAIYGRVSGHAQTKDGDLDRQLESLTEYAHDHGWSIENKYSDVGSGLNENRRGLNKLLDDAENADYGRVLVTYQDRLTRFGFSYLERLLDQYGVEITVINEETDKSAHEELVDDLLQLVASFAGKLYGMRSSKCKRIVETVESEVATDE; from the coding sequence ATGCCTCGGTCGTACTCCGTTGGAGAGTTTGCAGACGAGTTAGGAGTACACCGTCAAACCGTCAAGAGCTGGTGTCGTGACGAGAAAATCGACTTCACACGCACACCCGGCGGTCACCGAAGAATCCCTCACCGAGAACTCCTGAGACTCTCAGGAGACACACAACCAACCGATAAAGTCGCCATCTACGGACGTGTTTCAGGCCACGCTCAGACCAAAGACGGCGACCTCGACCGCCAACTCGAATCCCTCACCGAATACGCACACGACCACGGATGGAGCATCGAAAACAAATACTCCGACGTAGGAAGCGGCCTCAACGAGAACCGTCGTGGACTGAACAAACTCTTGGACGACGCTGAAAACGCCGACTACGGGCGCGTTCTCGTGACCTATCAAGACAGGCTCACCCGGTTCGGATTCTCCTACCTCGAACGCCTCCTCGACCAGTACGGTGTCGAAATCACCGTCATCAACGAAGAGACGGACAAGTCTGCACATGAAGAACTCGTTGACGACCTGCTCCAACTCGTCGCCAGTTTCGCAGGAAAACTCTACGGAATGCGTTCCTCGAAATGCAAACGAATCGTTGAAACCGTAGAATCTGAGGTGGCAACCGATGAGTAG
- a CDS encoding acyl-CoA carboxylase subunit beta gives MKVTIAKGASEEEAAAIAEALAQNFRNEVEVYVRGAEEPAATADGSDLPKPESEPEADDFGPTEREGELWAEIEEIELGGPEKYKQRLPDQGKLFVRDRMDLWFDDGLLFEDGKFAQFDADDQLPADGLITGAAEFEGREVHFMANDFTVKAGSMARHGVEKFLRMQQRALKSGKPVLYLMDSSGGRIDQQTGFFANREGIGKYYYNHSMLSGRVPQICVLYGPCIAGAAYTPVFADFTIMVEKMSAMAIASPRMVQMVTGEDISMQDLGGPEVHAKDTGSADLVARDEEHARELGAKLISYLPDNADEKPPRAEPKPPAKSPEGIDGMIPREPNRGYDMVELIERLVDADSFFELQAEYGKEIVTGFARLDGRPVGIIANQPAHRAGAIFPKAAEKAAEFVWKCDAFDVPLLYLCDTPGFMAGSQVEKEGILEQGKKMIYATSSATVPKQSVVIRKAYGAGIYAMSGPAYDPESVIGLPTGEIGIMGPEAAINAVYRNHLDAIDDPEERAKRTEELREEYRHDIDIHRMASEVVVDEIVPPSTLRQELINRFNFYENVEKDLPSKKHGTIL, from the coding sequence ATGAAGGTCACCATCGCGAAGGGTGCGAGCGAGGAGGAGGCCGCCGCCATTGCGGAGGCACTCGCCCAGAACTTCCGAAACGAAGTCGAGGTGTACGTTCGCGGGGCAGAGGAACCCGCCGCCACGGCAGACGGCAGCGACCTGCCCAAACCGGAGTCGGAACCCGAAGCAGACGACTTCGGCCCGACCGAGCGCGAGGGGGAACTGTGGGCGGAAATCGAGGAAATCGAACTCGGCGGCCCAGAGAAGTACAAACAACGCCTGCCAGACCAGGGGAAACTGTTCGTCCGCGACCGGATGGACCTCTGGTTCGACGACGGCTTGCTGTTCGAAGATGGCAAGTTCGCCCAGTTCGACGCGGACGACCAGTTGCCAGCAGACGGCCTCATCACCGGCGCGGCGGAGTTCGAAGGACGGGAAGTCCACTTCATGGCCAACGACTTCACGGTGAAAGCCGGGTCGATGGCCCGCCACGGCGTCGAGAAGTTCCTGCGGATGCAACAGCGTGCGCTCAAAAGTGGCAAGCCAGTCCTCTACCTGATGGACTCCTCGGGCGGGCGCATCGACCAGCAGACCGGCTTCTTCGCCAACCGCGAGGGTATCGGCAAATACTACTACAACCACTCGATGCTCTCGGGTCGCGTCCCGCAGATTTGCGTGCTCTACGGCCCGTGCATCGCTGGGGCGGCGTACACGCCAGTGTTCGCCGACTTCACCATCATGGTCGAGAAAATGAGCGCGATGGCCATCGCCTCCCCACGGATGGTCCAGATGGTCACCGGCGAGGACATCTCGATGCAGGACCTCGGCGGCCCAGAGGTTCACGCAAAGGACACGGGGAGCGCAGACCTCGTCGCCCGCGACGAGGAACACGCCCGCGAACTCGGCGCGAAACTCATCTCCTACCTGCCCGACAACGCAGACGAGAAACCGCCGCGCGCTGAGCCAAAGCCGCCGGCGAAGTCGCCAGAGGGCATCGACGGCATGATTCCACGAGAGCCAAATCGCGGCTACGACATGGTCGAACTTATCGAGCGCCTCGTGGACGCCGATTCCTTCTTCGAGTTGCAAGCCGAGTACGGCAAAGAAATCGTCACTGGCTTCGCCCGACTCGACGGTCGGCCAGTCGGCATCATCGCGAACCAGCCAGCCCACCGCGCGGGAGCCATCTTCCCGAAGGCCGCAGAGAAGGCCGCAGAATTCGTCTGGAAGTGTGACGCCTTCGACGTGCCGCTGCTCTACCTCTGTGACACGCCGGGATTCATGGCCGGGTCGCAGGTCGAAAAGGAGGGCATCTTAGAACAGGGGAAGAAGATGATTTACGCGACGTCTTCTGCGACGGTGCCAAAGCAATCGGTCGTCATCCGGAAGGCGTACGGGGCGGGCATTTACGCCATGTCAGGACCGGCTTACGACCCCGAAAGCGTCATCGGTCTGCCGACGGGTGAAATCGGCATCATGGGGCCGGAGGCTGCCATTAATGCCGTCTATCGCAACCACTTAGACGCCATCGACGACCCAGAGGAACGGGCAAAGCGCACCGAGGAACTCCGCGAGGAGTACCGCCACGACATCGACATCCACCGCATGGCGAGCGAAGTCGTCGTAGACGAAATCGTCCCCCCGAGTACGCTTCGCCAGGAACTCATCAACCGGTTCAACTTCTACGAAAACGTCGAAAAGGACCTGCCGAGCAAGAAGCACGGCACCATCCTCTAA
- a CDS encoding DUF5658 family protein — protein sequence MSHADEPRRLPPTPVIESPHASVQSDGWISRVLGPVQYKMWFVVLSAMIADVLLTMYGLQLGLTEVNPVAVRAMELFGYAGLGLLKTVAIGIGLLCWFLTPPQYAPVVPVGLAAPSIVAVCINTALVLYVM from the coding sequence ATGTCCCACGCTGATGAGCCACGTCGACTCCCGCCGACGCCAGTCATAGAATCGCCCCACGCGTCTGTCCAATCGGATGGATGGATTAGCCGCGTGCTTGGTCCCGTCCAGTACAAGATGTGGTTCGTCGTGCTCAGTGCGATGATCGCGGACGTACTCTTGACGATGTACGGCCTTCAGCTCGGCCTGACAGAAGTGAACCCCGTGGCGGTGCGCGCTATGGAGCTGTTTGGATACGCAGGACTTGGGTTACTCAAGACGGTGGCAATCGGAATTGGACTGCTGTGCTGGTTCCTCACGCCGCCGCAATACGCGCCTGTGGTCCCGGTTGGACTCGCAGCACCGTCCATCGTGGCGGTGTGCATCAATACGGCACTCGTTTTATACGTGATGTGA
- a CDS encoding Glu/Leu/Phe/Val dehydrogenase: MTEEANPFESLQRQIDNASQFLDVRKDVLERLKHPERVLETNLSVKMDDGSIGVFKAFRSQFNGDRGPYKGGIRYHPGVTRDEVKALSGWMVYKCAVVDIPYGGGKGGIVIDPKAYSEGELERITRSFAKELRPLIGEDRDIPAPDVNTGQREMNWIKDTYETLENTTAPGVVTGKALESGGSEGRVEATGRSTMLTAREAFDYLDMDMKGATVAVQGYGNAGSIAAYLIEDLGANIVAVSDSSGAVYNPDGLDARAVKDFKNDTGSVTGYDEATEELSNEDLLTLDVDLLVPAALENAIDGDLAKDVKADVIVEAANGPLTPEADDILTEADVHVFPDILANAGGVTVSYFEWVQNRQRFYWAEERVNDELETVIVKAFDDLVSAYEKHDLPNFRTAAYVVAIRRVVKAFEEGGTFP, translated from the coding sequence ATGACAGAAGAGGCGAACCCATTCGAAAGTCTTCAGCGGCAAATCGACAACGCGTCTCAGTTTCTCGACGTTCGCAAAGACGTTCTCGAACGACTCAAACACCCCGAACGAGTTCTCGAAACGAACTTGAGTGTGAAGATGGACGACGGGAGCATCGGCGTTTTCAAAGCGTTCCGGTCGCAGTTCAACGGCGACCGTGGCCCCTACAAGGGTGGCATTCGGTACCACCCGGGCGTCACCCGCGACGAAGTAAAGGCCCTCTCCGGGTGGATGGTGTACAAGTGTGCGGTCGTGGACATCCCCTACGGCGGCGGCAAGGGCGGCATCGTCATCGACCCGAAAGCATACTCAGAAGGTGAACTAGAACGCATCACGCGGTCGTTCGCGAAGGAACTGCGCCCGCTCATCGGAGAGGACCGCGACATCCCCGCACCGGACGTGAACACGGGCCAGCGGGAGATGAACTGGATTAAGGACACCTACGAGACCTTAGAGAACACGACCGCGCCGGGCGTCGTGACGGGGAAAGCCCTCGAAAGCGGCGGCAGCGAGGGGCGCGTCGAGGCGACCGGCCGCTCGACCATGCTCACCGCCCGCGAGGCGTTCGACTACCTCGACATGGACATGAAAGGCGCGACGGTTGCGGTCCAGGGCTACGGGAACGCCGGGTCCATCGCCGCCTACCTCATCGAGGACCTCGGCGCAAACATCGTCGCCGTGAGCGACTCCTCGGGTGCGGTGTACAACCCCGACGGCCTAGACGCCCGCGCCGTCAAGGACTTCAAGAACGACACGGGGTCGGTCACCGGGTACGACGAAGCCACCGAGGAGCTGTCGAACGAGGACCTCCTCACGCTCGACGTGGACCTGCTCGTCCCCGCGGCGCTCGAAAACGCCATCGACGGCGACCTCGCGAAAGACGTGAAGGCGGACGTCATCGTCGAGGCCGCGAACGGGCCGCTCACGCCGGAGGCAGACGACATTCTCACTGAAGCCGACGTCCACGTCTTCCCCGACATCCTCGCGAACGCGGGCGGCGTCACCGTCTCCTACTTCGAGTGGGTCCAGAACCGCCAGCGGTTCTACTGGGCAGAAGAGCGCGTGAACGACGAACTGGAAACGGTCATCGTGAAGGCGTTCGACGACCTCGTGTCCGCCTACGAGAAACACGACCTGCCAAACTTCCGGACGGCGGCGTACGTCGTCGCCATCCGCCGGGTCGTGAAGGCGTTCGAAGAAGGCGGCACCTTCCCATAA
- a CDS encoding class 1 fructose-bisphosphatase has translation MSTLDRIIDTVAETAPDIREGLTGRRTYEEEENPSGEAQLAADLYADELLSERLLSLDGVATYASEERDDIDGNPDDDDGFHLACDPLDGSSNLKSNNSMGTILGVYDAPIPASGRDLVAAAYVLFGPITTMVVARDGAVTEYVIEDGGKRVVKDDLTLPDDPVTYGFGGRVPEWTPAFTEFAREIEQELKLRYGGAMIGDVNQVLTYGGIFAYPSLQSRPEGKLRLQFEGNPIAYIVEAAGGRSSDGSQSLLDVEATELHQRVPVHVGNSRLIDRLEAALAD, from the coding sequence ATGAGCACGCTCGACCGCATCATCGACACCGTCGCCGAGACGGCCCCCGACATCCGCGAGGGGCTGACCGGGCGGCGCACCTACGAAGAAGAGGAAAATCCGTCCGGGGAGGCCCAACTCGCGGCCGACCTCTACGCGGACGAACTCCTCAGTGAGCGGCTGCTCTCACTCGACGGTGTCGCGACCTACGCCTCGGAAGAACGCGACGACATCGACGGGAACCCAGACGACGACGACGGCTTCCACCTCGCGTGTGACCCGCTCGACGGGTCCTCGAACCTGAAGTCCAACAACTCGATGGGGACGATTCTCGGCGTCTACGACGCACCCATCCCCGCGAGCGGACGGGACCTCGTCGCGGCCGCCTACGTCCTCTTTGGGCCCATCACGACGATGGTCGTCGCCCGTGACGGCGCGGTGACCGAGTACGTCATCGAAGACGGTGGCAAGCGCGTCGTCAAAGACGACCTGACGCTACCCGACGACCCCGTCACCTACGGCTTTGGCGGGCGCGTCCCCGAGTGGACGCCCGCGTTCACCGAGTTCGCCCGAGAAATCGAGCAGGAACTCAAACTGCGCTACGGCGGCGCGATGATCGGCGACGTGAATCAGGTGCTCACCTACGGGGGCATCTTCGCCTACCCGAGCCTGCAGTCGCGTCCCGAGGGGAAACTTCGCCTCCAGTTCGAGGGGAACCCCATTGCCTACATCGTCGAAGCTGCGGGTGGCCGCTCATCCGATGGCAGCCAGTCGCTGCTCGACGTGGAAGCGACCGAACTCCACCAGCGAGTGCCGGTTCACGTCGGCAATTCTCGCCTCATCGACCGGCTCGAAGCCGCACTCGCCGACTGA
- a CDS encoding transposase, producing the protein MSSHLSLPIRLSFEERERHARLDTLTNSVANALIERYWTPEHLTGIDDYSYQAWKYFDEAEVFADVDLYLPSRYKRCVMQKVGETLRSHADKRKAFQSIHAVLPDHKIRRIHTRRIKERLWNSEKYIKSGYVDLLIGQLNSYYDRHGRFPESYFEMQECPSYSKGVLPYSADDGPTSGQAVKYAYDEDTQILTVNLKTPDTVEPETRGDWTWTEHELGGYEAFHELLEHGSLSAPSFHPTQTKTGDEYYELVFPIEVEHQSKPEDVETVLAIDGGLRKDATAVVVNTDEEQISTPYFIQNTERERMRNLARERNHLNSKLAYLRREGRDHTNSFKHVQAEYERVNNKIRHKREQLVHDVANQVLAIALVYDVDGIVHEDLRSLSPPRGEGQLSWELSSWARREIISKIEYRADIAGLHVEKVRPGNTSRSCPRCGSTGHTTKSPDHAFEVWWGGHFRCDNARCGFQADRDYGGAVNVARVFFSDSATLDHDFTSSYTGGSEIVPVSRSAGERSCASRSSAAFDAAGGPRLAFGTAPVAYIGQSKVVTAGGGSCLIAPAVTPTETKNNSSKPSASSPAMLGTTRFARVTTNCCRK; encoded by the coding sequence ATGAGTAGCCACCTCTCACTCCCGATTCGACTCTCCTTCGAGGAGCGAGAGCGACATGCTCGGTTAGACACGCTCACGAATAGCGTTGCAAATGCGCTCATCGAGCGATACTGGACGCCTGAACACCTCACCGGGATTGACGACTACTCGTATCAAGCATGGAAATACTTCGATGAGGCCGAAGTGTTCGCAGACGTTGACCTGTATCTCCCGAGCCGGTACAAGCGATGTGTGATGCAGAAAGTCGGAGAAACACTCCGAAGTCACGCAGACAAACGCAAAGCGTTCCAATCCATCCACGCGGTTCTCCCCGACCACAAGATTCGACGCATCCACACCCGCCGAATCAAAGAACGACTCTGGAACTCAGAGAAATACATCAAATCTGGATACGTTGATTTGCTCATCGGCCAACTTAACTCGTATTACGACCGCCACGGGCGGTTTCCAGAGTCGTATTTTGAGATGCAAGAGTGTCCCTCGTACTCGAAAGGTGTGCTTCCGTACTCCGCTGACGATGGGCCGACATCAGGGCAGGCTGTCAAATACGCATACGACGAAGATACACAAATACTCACAGTCAATCTCAAAACTCCTGATACAGTCGAACCTGAGACTCGTGGCGATTGGACGTGGACGGAACACGAACTTGGGGGATACGAAGCGTTCCACGAACTGCTCGAACACGGTAGCCTCTCCGCACCTTCGTTCCACCCCACCCAAACGAAAACCGGGGACGAATACTACGAATTAGTGTTCCCAATCGAGGTCGAACACCAATCGAAACCAGAGGACGTGGAAACCGTCTTGGCAATTGACGGAGGCCTCAGAAAAGACGCTACTGCCGTTGTCGTGAACACAGACGAAGAGCAAATATCCACTCCGTATTTCATACAGAACACGGAGCGCGAACGGATGCGAAACCTCGCTCGTGAACGAAACCACCTCAACTCCAAGTTAGCATATTTGCGTCGAGAAGGACGCGACCACACGAACTCGTTCAAACACGTGCAGGCAGAGTACGAGCGAGTGAACAACAAAATTCGGCATAAGCGTGAGCAGTTAGTTCACGACGTGGCGAACCAAGTCCTCGCCATCGCGCTCGTGTACGACGTTGATGGGATTGTTCACGAAGACTTACGCAGCCTGTCACCGCCGCGTGGTGAGGGACAGTTGTCGTGGGAACTTAGTTCGTGGGCACGTCGTGAAATCATCTCGAAAATCGAGTACAGGGCGGACATCGCCGGATTGCACGTAGAGAAGGTGCGTCCGGGCAACACGAGCCGGTCGTGCCCCCGGTGCGGCTCCACGGGTCACACTACGAAGTCGCCTGACCACGCATTCGAGGTGTGGTGGGGCGGTCACTTCCGGTGTGACAACGCCCGGTGTGGCTTTCAGGCCGACCGGGACTACGGTGGCGCGGTCAACGTAGCTCGCGTGTTCTTCAGCGATTCAGCAACACTGGACCACGATTTCACGTCTTCCTATACGGGGGGTTCTGAAATCGTGCCAGTTAGCCGTTCTGCTGGTGAGCGAAGCTGCGCTTCGCGATCCTCGGCAGCGTTCGATGCTGCCGGTGGCCCGCGTCTCGCGTTCGGTACTGCTCCTGTAGCGTATATCGGACAGTCGAAAGTGGTGACTGCTGGTGGTGGGTCGTGCTTGATAGCGCCCGCTGTCACCCCGACAGAGACGAAAAACAATAGTAGCAAACCTTCCGCGTCAAGCCCAGCGATGCTTGGAACGACCCGTTTTGCACGAGTCACTACCAATTGCTGCCGAAAATAG
- a CDS encoding DUF4350 domain-containing protein → MRRRQFVSTLATATAATTLGTASFSRDAVAVSGTIEDLVLDSSCSLLDYQYNELADGSVVSVWAEGTTENVDADGNGDATTYGENSQIPVVATDWNTVGFGGIFVNDSVNWQYGNEEFVLNVWDDALGGSGTVLWDEGHGQYYDLASASEFEDYAESNGYTVTATQNLSADLASADAVVITAPGTAFTQQELSDLGSFVSGGGWVFLHNESDYSNFDETQNLNDIAGYLELAYRFNDDQLQDDIVNAGENYKPVTDEFNDATFPYFDDRAGLGLDPTATYTVDVTAVTDGDTVDVQFDDGTTESIRILGIDTPETSANSQYERVQEWEGIEDSSYLETWGANATDYATAELSNQTVDLHFDANEPVRDAFGRVLGYITYDAGSGTRDTLYNEQAVADGYARVYDSGFANHDSFITAETNARDGATGVWGQSDPNNSTEIRNRDVDDLFFPTTASVRTTSGAVDPARVPVFAESSASQDLDGGHDYSGDIPLVAVDETNSVAVVGGPFVDEGYELDEGYAVDTSNYENFVFLTNLIDYLGTNSGDVLVDGGHGQFGTTFGLSAEDTAYYMRFLEGQDIGLAGVNDITDANLSEARALVVTTPERSFTSAEVSALDTFVADGGAVILMGDGKVTADARANLNALAGDLGTDLRLNEDLVTDGTNNVDSDAEVPETTNFDTSFPLFAAYGSGGSSGGQIDVAQVHEDAAGNDNDNLNDEYVVFENVGSGSLDLTGWTVEDEVGKTYAFPSGFSLAAGATVTLHTGSGTDTSSDLYWGKTQAVWNNSGDTVFVYDDAGSLAEQHSY, encoded by the coding sequence ATGCGTCGTCGTCAATTCGTAAGCACACTCGCAACGGCAACCGCGGCAACCACACTGGGCACCGCCTCCTTCAGTCGGGACGCGGTGGCCGTCTCCGGGACCATCGAAGACCTCGTCCTCGACTCCAGTTGTAGTCTGCTCGACTACCAGTACAACGAACTCGCAGACGGGTCGGTCGTCTCCGTCTGGGCGGAGGGCACGACCGAGAACGTGGACGCAGACGGAAACGGTGACGCCACCACCTACGGCGAGAACTCCCAGATTCCCGTCGTCGCGACCGACTGGAACACCGTCGGGTTCGGTGGCATCTTCGTCAACGACAGCGTCAACTGGCAGTACGGCAACGAGGAGTTCGTCCTGAACGTCTGGGACGACGCCCTCGGCGGCAGCGGGACCGTCCTCTGGGACGAGGGACACGGCCAGTACTACGACCTCGCGAGCGCGAGCGAGTTCGAGGACTACGCCGAGTCCAACGGGTACACCGTCACGGCCACGCAGAACCTCTCTGCCGACCTCGCCTCGGCGGACGCCGTCGTCATCACGGCACCCGGCACGGCGTTCACTCAGCAGGAACTTTCGGACCTCGGATCCTTCGTCTCCGGCGGTGGCTGGGTGTTCCTCCACAACGAATCCGACTACTCGAACTTCGACGAGACCCAAAATCTGAACGACATCGCGGGCTACCTCGAACTCGCCTATCGCTTCAACGACGACCAGTTACAGGACGACATCGTGAACGCGGGCGAGAACTACAAGCCCGTCACCGACGAGTTCAACGACGCCACCTTCCCGTACTTCGACGACCGTGCAGGACTTGGCCTCGACCCGACGGCGACGTACACGGTGGACGTGACGGCGGTCACCGACGGTGACACCGTGGACGTCCAGTTCGACGATGGCACGACCGAGAGCATCCGCATCCTCGGCATCGACACGCCCGAAACGTCCGCGAACAGCCAGTACGAGCGCGTCCAGGAGTGGGAGGGAATCGAGGACTCCTCGTACCTCGAAACGTGGGGTGCGAACGCCACCGACTACGCGACGGCCGAACTCTCGAACCAGACGGTGGACCTGCACTTCGACGCAAACGAACCCGTCCGCGACGCCTTCGGGCGCGTCCTCGGCTACATCACCTACGACGCCGGCAGCGGAACGCGCGACACGCTCTACAACGAGCAGGCCGTCGCAGACGGCTACGCCCGTGTCTACGACTCCGGATTCGCGAACCACGACTCGTTCATCACCGCCGAAACGAACGCCCGTGACGGCGCGACAGGTGTCTGGGGACAGAGCGACCCGAACAACAGCACCGAGATTCGCAACCGCGACGTAGACGACCTCTTCTTCCCGACGACGGCGAGCGTCAGAACCACCTCGGGCGCAGTGGACCCGGCCCGCGTCCCGGTGTTCGCAGAATCGTCTGCTTCGCAAGACCTCGATGGCGGTCACGACTACTCAGGCGACATCCCGCTCGTCGCCGTAGACGAGACGAACAGCGTGGCCGTGGTCGGCGGCCCGTTCGTCGACGAAGGGTACGAACTCGACGAGGGGTACGCGGTGGACACCTCGAACTACGAGAACTTCGTCTTCCTCACGAATCTCATCGATTACCTCGGGACGAACTCCGGTGACGTGCTCGTAGACGGCGGCCACGGCCAGTTCGGGACGACCTTCGGCCTCTCTGCCGAGGACACGGCCTACTACATGCGCTTCCTCGAAGGACAGGACATCGGACTCGCCGGAGTCAACGATATCACGGACGCGAACCTCTCCGAGGCGCGTGCGCTCGTCGTCACGACGCCGGAACGGTCGTTCACGTCCGCGGAAGTCAGCGCACTCGACACCTTCGTTGCGGACGGCGGCGCGGTCATTCTGATGGGCGACGGGAAAGTGACCGCCGACGCACGCGCGAACCTCAACGCACTCGCCGGGGACCTCGGCACGGACCTGCGCCTGAACGAGGACCTCGTCACCGACGGCACGAACAACGTCGATTCCGACGCCGAGGTACCCGAGACGACGAACTTCGACACGTCCTTCCCGCTGTTCGCCGCCTACGGCAGCGGCGGGTCGAGTGGCGGGCAAATAGACGTCGCGCAGGTGCACGAAGATGCCGCAGGCAACGACAACGACAATCTGAACGACGAGTACGTCGTGTTCGAGAACGTCGGCTCAGGGTCGCTCGACCTGACCGGCTGGACCGTCGAAGACGAGGTGGGCAAGACCTACGCCTTCCCGAGTGGCTTCTCGCTCGCCGCGGGCGCAACCGTCACGCTCCACACCGGCAGCGGGACGGACACCTCGTCTGACCTCTACTGGGGCAAAACGCAGGCCGTCTGGAACAACTCAGGTGATACGGTGTTCGTCTACGACGACGCCGGCAGTCTCGCAGAACAGCACAGCTACTGA
- a CDS encoding CoA ester lyase, giving the protein MARRSVLFSPGDRPEMMRKAPGIGADVVIFDLEDAVAPERKAEARDAVSAVLTDDEFDPDCEVCVRVNPIGTVTEDDLDGILQGDSRLDAIMLPKATGAGDVDTLDELLQDRGYDLPVFSLVESAAGVLNAADIAAASATSALVFGAEDLAADLGATRTEEGTEVLYAREHAVLAASAAGVDAIDTVHTAIRDTEGLRAETEFAIQLGYDGKMAIHPSQVTVINEAFTPEPERVEWAKTVLTARDEAAVEGRGVFRVNDEMIDAPLIAQAERIVERARAANLL; this is encoded by the coding sequence ATGGCACGCAGAAGCGTTCTGTTCTCCCCGGGCGACCGCCCGGAAATGATGCGGAAAGCACCCGGTATCGGCGCTGACGTGGTCATCTTCGACTTGGAAGACGCGGTAGCACCGGAGCGCAAAGCCGAGGCACGCGACGCCGTCTCCGCCGTCCTTACCGACGACGAGTTCGACCCCGATTGCGAAGTCTGTGTTCGCGTGAACCCCATCGGCACCGTCACCGAGGACGACCTCGACGGGATTCTGCAGGGGGACTCACGACTCGACGCTATCATGCTGCCGAAGGCGACGGGAGCTGGCGACGTGGACACGCTCGATGAGCTGCTACAGGACCGTGGGTACGACCTCCCGGTGTTTTCGCTGGTCGAATCGGCCGCAGGCGTCCTGAACGCAGCCGACATCGCCGCCGCGAGCGCGACTTCGGCGCTCGTCTTCGGCGCAGAAGACCTGGCCGCAGACCTCGGCGCGACCCGGACCGAGGAGGGGACCGAAGTGCTCTACGCCCGTGAACACGCCGTCCTCGCGGCGAGCGCCGCGGGTGTCGATGCCATCGACACGGTCCACACGGCGATTCGCGACACGGAAGGACTCAGAGCGGAGACGGAGTTCGCCATCCAGCTCGGCTACGACGGGAAGATGGCCATCCATCCCTCGCAGGTGACGGTCATCAACGAAGCGTTCACGCCCGAACCCGAGCGCGTCGAGTGGGCAAAAACCGTACTCACTGCGCGCGACGAGGCCGCCGTGGAGGGCCGAGGGGTGTTCCGTGTCAACGACGAGATGATAGACGCGCCACTCATCGCGCAGGCAGAGCGGATTGTCGAGCGAGCGCGGGCCGCAAATCTGCTCTAG